Genomic DNA from Haloplanus sp. HW8-1:
ATTGACCGGTGGTTGCGTCCCGTGAACCATGAATGTGGGCGTCTCGTCGACCGACACACTCTCGTGAATCGCGCTGCAACGGCGGCCCATGCGGGTCAGAGACTGGGAGGACATCCTCGACGACGTGAGCGACGGGACGGCGGACCCGGACGGCTGGCGGGCCGTCGCCGGACAGCGCCGGGACGGCGTCGGCGAAGACCTCTATCTCGGCCACCCCGCCGTCGGTGTCTACCACCTGAAGACGTACGCGAAAAACCCCTACGACGTGCGCGGCGTCGGGACGAGAGTCGCGCGGAAAATCGACGACGACATCGACCCTCACCTCCCGTCCGAGGAGTTCGGCGGGCGTTTCGCGGTCCAGTCGCCCCCGGAGGACGAGGAGGCGGCCGAATCGGCGGCCAGACGGCTGGCGGAGACAGTGCGGGTCCACGCCGAGGCGCCGACGTCACCCGACGACTTCTTCGAGGACGTGATGGACGCCATCGACAGTCCGGCCTACGGCCCGATGTCGTTCGAACTCTCGGATCGCCCCGACGGCCTCGATTCGCTCTCCGAGACGTTCGACGAGGCGGAGGAACTCCTCGACGCGGAACTGGAGGATCTCATCGAACGCGACGGCGTGGATCGGGGCTTCCAGTAACTAGTTCGCGTCCGCGGCCCCTTTGGCTTCGAGGAGTTCCTTGTACCGGTTGCGGATGGTGACCTCGCTGATGTTGGCCACCTCGCTCACCTCGCTCTGAGTCACCGTCTCGTTGGTGAGGAGGGCGGCGGCGTAGACGGCCGCAGCCGCGAGGCCGACCGGGCTCTTGCCACTGTGGACGCCCCGGTCGCGCGACGAGCGGAGGAGTTCGCGGGCCTGCCGACTCGACTCCTCGGAGAGGTCGAGTTCGGAGGCGAATCGCGGGACGTACTGCTCGGGGTCCGCGGGCTTGACCTCGAGTTTGAGTTCGCGGACGATATACCGGTACGTTCGCGTCAACTCCATCTTGTCGACGCGGGAGACGGTGGCGATTTCGTCCAGCGACCGCGGAGTGCCGGCCTGGCGGGCGGCCGCGTACAGCGCGCTGGTCGCGACTCCCTCGATCGAGCGCCCGGGTAGGAGGTCGTCGGCGAGGGCGCGGCGGTAGATCACCGACGCCGTCTCGCGGACGTTCTCGGGCAGGCCCAGCGCCGAGGCCATCCGATCGATCTCGCCCAGCGCCTGCTTCAGGTTGCGCTCCTTCGAATCCCTGGTCCGGAATCGCTCGTTCCAGGTGCGTAGGCGCTGCATCTTCTCGCGCTGGCGCGAGGAGAGAGTCTTCCCGTAGGCGTCCTTGTCCTGCCAGCCGATGTTGGTCGACAGCCCCTTGTCGTGCATCATCTGGGTCGTCGGTGCGCCAACCCGGGACTTGGAGTCGCGTTCGCTCGAATCGAAGGCGCGCCACTCGGGCCCGTGGTCGATCTCGTCTTCCTCGACCACGAGGCCACAGTCCGCACACACCGTCTCGCCGTGTTCTTCGTCGGTGACGAGGTTCCCGCTACACTCCGGACAGTCGGGTGTCGTCCGCTCGTCCGTTCGGTTCTGTTCCTCCTCGACCGCTTTCGTTGTACTGTATGTCGTTGTTTCGCTCATTGTGACTGTCGGATACCCCCGTACCGAGAGAGAAACGAAGAGACGAACGGCGGTGGGTCCTTACCTAATGTGCGTTCGCAACGCTTAAAACAATTTCGGCCTCGAACGCTCGAAACCGGACTGTAACGGCCTCATTCGTGTGTTTTAGCGTGTCACTGACACACACACGCCGACACCGCCACGTATATAAATAACTTCTGTCGATCGCCTCTATCGCGGGTGGGGGGACGGTACCCAACTCACGAGCGGGTACCGTCGGGGTCACTCTTCGGACCTCGCTGTCCGGAAGCGACAGATGACAACCGAACCCGGTCGAGTCGTGCGTTCGGGGTCGGGACCGGGACGGTCACGTTCACCGGTCCATCCGGAATCGACCGACCGAACCGATCGCTTGTCAAACGACCAGCAGGGTTTTCGGCGATTCACCCGTTGCCCGGATATGGACAAGATACGCATCGATGATATCGAGGGCCGAATCGACTCGGCGACCGTCAAGCGGCCCCTGACCGACGCGATCAGCGCCGCCAACGTGGCGCTCAACTACTACGAACTGGCACCGGGGGATAGTTTCGCGTACGGATATCATACACACGAGTCTCAGGAGGAACTCTTCGTCATCCGGGAGGGACGAGTGACCTTCGAAACGGAGGACGGGGAGGTCGCCGTCACCGCAGGGGAGATCATTCGGTTCGCGCCCGGTGAGTTCCAACAGGGGATCAACAAGGGTGACGAGCGAGTCGTCGCCCTGGCCATCGGTGCACCCCGGGAAACCGGCGGCTCGGAGCTCCGTCGCGAGTGTGAGGCCTGCGGCGAGCGTACGCCGCACACGGTCGAGCGGGTCCAAGATGGCCGGGCGAAGATCACACGGTGTCTGGAATGTGGAGACGAAACGGGCCGGTTCGAGTAGGACTGCATCGACGTGGGACGTCTGGAGGGGCGTCGGCAGTGAGATGGCGTCGGGTGTGCGACCCCTCCCGGACGCCCCGCCGGCGGCGGTTGGGCCGGGACATCCGAAGCCCGGGGACGGGTCAGCACTCCACCCGTAGCCCGTCGCGGGCGAACCGTACGTCGCCGTCGAATCGCTCCGCGATCGAGGCCAGCATGTCGTCGTGGCGACCCTCGGTGTGCGGATAGAGGTGTGTCAGATAGACGCGACCGTAGTCGTGGCCGGCGAGAGCGTCGCCGAGTCGCGACGGTGTCGGGTGGTTCGATACGTCCACGTCGTCGGGGAAGGAGCAGTCGTGGACGAACAGCGCCGATCCGTCGGCGAAGGCGGCCAGGCCCTCGAACGCTTCTGTGTCGCCGCCGATCGTTAGGTCGCCCGCGTCGCCGGTGAACCGGTAAGCGAGACCGTCGACCGAGTGGCGCGTCTCGTGGGCGCGCACCTCGAAGCCGGCGACCGAGAACTCGTGGGCGCCCACCTCTCGAACCCGGAGGTCGATTCGGCCGTCGAGGTAGTCGAACGCGGCCAGAAGATCGTCCACGAGCGCCTTCGTCCCGTGGGGACCGACGACTTCGAGTGCCGTCTCGCCGGCCAGCCACCGCGCCTTCGCGAGCGCCAGGAGGTCGGAGACGTGATCCAAGTGGCGATGCGTCAGCAGGACGGTCGAGACGCCCTCGTAGCCCGCGTCGGTGCGGGCGAGGCGGTGGAGGACGCCGGCACCGCAGTCGACGAGGAGGCGTCGATCCCCCCGTTCGAGCAACAGTCCGGTCTGTACCCGGTCGGGGAGTGGCATCGCGCTCCCGGTGCCGAGGAAGGTGAGGTGCATGCCCGGCCGTGGGGTGGCCGGTCGGAAAGTGACTTCGACGGGCGCCGACCCGCGAGCGCCGGTCCCGCCGTCACCCGCGCGAGCGGATCGGAGAGAGTCAGGCCCCGTCAGGTGAAGCCGAATTCGGCGTCGACGACCTCCCCGCGAGCGAAGTTCGACCGGACGTCGGTGATCTCGACGCGGATCGTCTCGCCGAGCGACGCGTCGTCGACGAGGACGGCGAACTCCCCCACGTAGCCGACGCCGTCGCCCTCGGAGCCGAGTTCCTCGATGGCGACAACGTACGTCTCACCGGCCATGACCGGCTGGTCTGGCATGTCACTTCGTACCACGTGGAGACGGAAATAAGTCGTGGCAGTGATACATCCGGCGGTCAGGGGGCGAGGCGGTTCTTTCGGCCCTTCAGATGTTCCTCGTAGTGTTCGAAGGTGATCGGACACCACTCGGCGGCCAGATCGAGGATGGCCTCGGTCATCTCACGGATCTCCCACTGGCTGTCGGCCGCGGCACGCATGTCCGCGACGTGCATCAGCATGCGAGCGTTCATCGACATGACGATGTTGACCTCGGTGCCGATGGGGAGTACGAAGCGGGCGTCTTCGGGCGGCATTCCCAGGTCGAGGAGTTCCTGATAGGACTCCACGGAGTCACGGACCGTCTCGCGGAAGATCCGCTCGCGTTCCGCGACGGTCTCCTCGTCGACGGAGCCGGCGGACTGGTTGCGACCGATCCACTCGGGATCCGTCGCGGACGGCGGCGTCACCACCATCGCCCCCGCCTCCACCTCGGCGGGGTCGACGTCGTCGAAAGAGACGTATCGCATGCTCTGGATGTCGAAACTGACGTGCCGGTGACGCGTGATCTGCGCCATACACGAGCGGCTGACGCCCTTGATCGCGAAGGTGGCCTGCGGGTGTTCGAACGGCCCGAAGTGGCCGTGATCCAGCAGGTGACCGATCAGCGTCCGTCGCTTTTCCGCCTCGGTGTCGCCCTCGATGCTCTCCATCGCCTCCGCGAACGAGATGTCGCCGACGAACTCGGAGAGATAGTCGTTTCGCGCCGCCGTACAGATCACCCGCTCCGGATCCGGCGTGGCTTCGAGCAGTTGGACCTCCATGCTTCGGAGGCAGAACCCCCGCAACCTAAACGTATTCGTTGGGGCCAGGGTCAAGCCCCCGGAGCCGGTAGAGGCGGGCGATGACCGACATCGAGAACCTCGCGGCCGACGTGCGAGCGTTCACCAGCAACGTCTTCCTCGTGACCGGCGACCGACGGATCCTCGTCGACGCGGGCGCGAACTTCGACGTCGTGGGCGGGGTCGAGTCCCGGGTCGACGGGCTCGATGCCGTCGTCCTCACCCACACCCACCGAGACCACGTCGGCAACGTCGACGCCGTCCGGAGGGCGTTCGACGTCGAGACGTGGGGGTTCGACCCCGCCCAGTCGACCGTCGACAACGAACTCGGCGACTCGGTACGCCTCGGCGACGACGACTATTCGGTCCTCCACACGCCGGGACACAAGGACGACCACGTCTGCCTGTATGCGGACGGACCGAAGGTGTGTTTCGCTGGCGATCTGGTGTTCGCGAACGGCGCCTTCGGCCGGACGGACTTGGAGGAGGGCGATCGAGAGACGCTAGTCCGAAGCATCGACCGCCTGCTGGACACCGTCGCCCCCGACCTCGCGGTCCTGCATACGGGCCACGGGCCGAGCGTCACGGCCGACGCCTACGCGACCGTCGAGCGCGCGGGGCAGGCCGCCCGGAGGTAGCTAGTCGGTCCGCAGTCCGTAGTAGCCCGGATCGTCGTCCGTCGGCGGTTCGCCGATCACCAGGTCGTCCGCGTTGATCATCACCCACGGCACCGCCCAGTCGACGAGGACGGCCTCGGTGCCTTCGTCCACGTCGGCGTCGGGATCGAGCCCCTGTAGCAGACGCGCGATTTCCTGGATCGTGTACATCTGTTCCGGCTCCAGCAACTCCTCGGGCGTGTAGAACTCGCAGGGATAGACCCCGTCGAACGCGTCTTTCGGCCGTGGCATGGGTAACGGTAGACGGCCATCCCCGTAAACAATACCGGCCGCAGATGCCCGATCGGCCGCTACTCGAAGAACCGGCCACGGTAGAACGTCGCCAGTTCCATGTCGAAGTCGTCCAGACGAAGGATGTCAGTCTCGGAGAGGTCGTCGTACTCGGCGACGTACGCCCTGGCGTCGGCCTCCGCAGCGAACGGAAGCGGGTTGCGCTGCATGGGGTCGTTCACGCGGTCGGCGTTCGTCTCCCTGACGAACCACGCCGTCGTCGCGTCGATCAACTCCGTGGTCGTGTGATCGTGCGCCCAGACCCCCGCGAACGTCGCCCCGTCGTGAGCCGCCTCGAAGTTGCCGGGGTCGACGTGGTACGCACCCATACACCCCGACGAGCAAAAGAAGACGCGGTCGCCCGCCTCGACGGTCGACTGGGCGTTGTAGTCGGGAAACTTTCCCGATATCATGTTACAGACGGCACACGAGGCATCCTCGGGGACGGGGGCGGGATCAGTCAGGGCAGCCGTGGCCGACGTCCCCGTCGGGGTGGTCGTCGGCGTCACAGTCTCCTCGTCGCCGCTCAGACAGCCAGCGAGGCCAGTCGTCAGCGTCCCCGTGACGGCGACGAGCCGGCGCCGCGTGAGTGGCGATGTCGATCCATTCGTCATACCGGTCACTACGCAATCGTCCATCTTGTACGGTCTGGTCGGCACGTCGAAACGGTCGGTCGCGGCGTCGTCACTGGCCGTGTGGGCACCAAAGAATGGCGGATCGACCGAGTCGTCGCTTACTCGAACAGCTCGACGGCCTGCTCGTAGCGCGCGCTCGGCTCCTCCCAATCGACGACCTCGAAGAAGTTGTCGACGAAGTCGCCGCGGGCCGGACCGTAGTCGTGGTAGTAGGAGTGCTCCCAGACGTCGAGCGCGAGGATGGGGTGAGAGCCCCAGAGCGCGCCCTCGTCGTGGTTGTCGACCACGACGTTGCGGAGCTGGTTCGAGAAGCTATCGTACACCAGCAGCGCCCAACCGCTCGCGTTGCCCGCGGCGGCCTCGAATTCGCCCTTCCAGGCCTCGTAGGAGCCGAAGTCCTCCGCGATCCGGTCGGCGAGGTCACCGCTCGGTTCGTCGCCACCCTCCGGCGACATGCTGTTCCAGAACAGGTCGTGGAGGATGTGACCGCTACCGTTGTGGGTCACGTTCCGGATCGCGCCCGGCGAGGAGCCGAAGTCGCCCGCCTCGCGGTTCTCCTCGAGCGTCTCCTCGGCGCTGTTCCAGCCGTTGACGTAGCCCTGATGGTGGGTGTCGTGATGCCA
This window encodes:
- a CDS encoding transcription initiation factor IIB, with translation MSETTTYSTTKAVEEEQNRTDERTTPDCPECSGNLVTDEEHGETVCADCGLVVEEDEIDHGPEWRAFDSSERDSKSRVGAPTTQMMHDKGLSTNIGWQDKDAYGKTLSSRQREKMQRLRTWNERFRTRDSKERNLKQALGEIDRMASALGLPENVRETASVIYRRALADDLLPGRSIEGVATSALYAAARQAGTPRSLDEIATVSRVDKMELTRTYRYIVRELKLEVKPADPEQYVPRFASELDLSEESSRQARELLRSSRDRGVHSGKSPVGLAAAAVYAAALLTNETVTQSEVSEVANISEVTIRNRYKELLEAKGAADAN
- a CDS encoding cupin domain-containing protein, with translation MDKIRIDDIEGRIDSATVKRPLTDAISAANVALNYYELAPGDSFAYGYHTHESQEELFVIREGRVTFETEDGEVAVTAGEIIRFAPGEFQQGINKGDERVVALAIGAPRETGGSELRRECEACGERTPHTVERVQDGRAKITRCLECGDETGRFE
- a CDS encoding MBL fold metallo-hydrolase; the encoded protein is MHLTFLGTGSAMPLPDRVQTGLLLERGDRRLLVDCGAGVLHRLARTDAGYEGVSTVLLTHRHLDHVSDLLALAKARWLAGETALEVVGPHGTKALVDDLLAAFDYLDGRIDLRVREVGAHEFSVAGFEVRAHETRHSVDGLAYRFTGDAGDLTIGGDTEAFEGLAAFADGSALFVHDCSFPDDVDVSNHPTPSRLGDALAGHDYGRVYLTHLYPHTEGRHDDMLASIAERFDGDVRFARDGLRVEC
- a CDS encoding TRAM domain-containing protein, yielding MPDQPVMAGETYVVAIEELGSEGDGVGYVGEFAVLVDDASLGETIRVEITDVRSNFARGEVVDAEFGFT
- the thyX gene encoding FAD-dependent thymidylate synthase; translated protein: MEVQLLEATPDPERVICTAARNDYLSEFVGDISFAEAMESIEGDTEAEKRRTLIGHLLDHGHFGPFEHPQATFAIKGVSRSCMAQITRHRHVSFDIQSMRYVSFDDVDPAEVEAGAMVVTPPSATDPEWIGRNQSAGSVDEETVAERERIFRETVRDSVESYQELLDLGMPPEDARFVLPIGTEVNIVMSMNARMLMHVADMRAAADSQWEIREMTEAILDLAAEWCPITFEHYEEHLKGRKNRLAP
- a CDS encoding MBL fold metallo-hydrolase, translated to MTDIENLAADVRAFTSNVFLVTGDRRILVDAGANFDVVGGVESRVDGLDAVVLTHTHRDHVGNVDAVRRAFDVETWGFDPAQSTVDNELGDSVRLGDDDYSVLHTPGHKDDHVCLYADGPKVCFAGDLVFANGAFGRTDLEEGDRETLVRSIDRLLDTVAPDLAVLHTGHGPSVTADAYATVERAGQAARR
- a CDS encoding DUF5827 family protein, producing MPRPKDAFDGVYPCEFYTPEELLEPEQMYTIQEIARLLQGLDPDADVDEGTEAVLVDWAVPWVMINADDLVIGEPPTDDDPGYYGLRTD
- a CDS encoding nitrous oxide reductase accessory protein NosL, producing the protein MTNGSTSPLTRRRLVAVTGTLTTGLAGCLSGDEETVTPTTTPTGTSATAALTDPAPVPEDASCAVCNMISGKFPDYNAQSTVEAGDRVFFCSSGCMGAYHVDPGNFEAAHDGATFAGVWAHDHTTTELIDATTAWFVRETNADRVNDPMQRNPLPFAAEADARAYVAEYDDLSETDILRLDDFDMELATFYRGRFFE
- the sod gene encoding superoxide dismutase, coding for MSYELDPLPYEYDALEPHISEQVLTWHHDTHHQGYVNGWNSAEETLEENREAGDFGSSPGAIRNVTHNGSGHILHDLFWNSMSPEGGDEPSGDLADRIAEDFGSYEAWKGEFEAAAGNASGWALLVYDSFSNQLRNVVVDNHDEGALWGSHPILALDVWEHSYYHDYGPARGDFVDNFFEVVDWEEPSARYEQAVELFE